From a single Gimesia fumaroli genomic region:
- a CDS encoding pentapeptide repeat-containing protein — protein MANPEHVYLIKQCSDEKMKEEITSDDVPMPVMDLTGLFLNDADLSGADLRMLSLNCNVLEGANLRGANISKSDLRFVNLEYADLAEANLSEAVMFGIFLTGANLTNADLAKAKLHSSKLDQAIFKNANLSGTLLGSANLEAANLWGSNCCGAKMRNTKLTNADLTDANLENADLRGTIFSGADLTGVNLKDAHVESRDWLDELKRCDPPVKGFRADDWSVHVELDDLEIELCTIVRA, from the coding sequence ATGGCTAATCCGGAGCACGTCTATCTAATAAAGCAATGTTCTGATGAAAAAATGAAAGAGGAGATAACTTCCGACGATGTCCCAATGCCCGTCATGGATCTTACAGGTTTATTTTTAAATGATGCTGATCTCAGCGGTGCTGATCTACGAATGTTGAGTTTAAATTGTAATGTCTTAGAAGGGGCTAATTTAAGAGGCGCGAATATTAGTAAGTCAGATTTAAGATTTGTCAATCTGGAATATGCTGATTTAGCGGAGGCTAATTTGAGCGAAGCAGTTATGTTTGGGATCTTCTTGACGGGAGCAAATCTAACGAATGCAGATTTAGCCAAAGCAAAATTGCATAGTTCAAAATTAGATCAAGCCATTTTCAAAAATGCGAATTTGAGCGGCACTTTGTTAGGCAGTGCGAATTTAGAAGCAGCAAATTTATGGGGTTCTAATTGTTGCGGTGCCAAAATGAGAAATACAAAGTTAACTAACGCTGATTTGACGGACGCCAACCTCGAAAACGCCGATTTAAGAGGAACGATATTCAGTGGTGCCGATCTCACAGGAGTAAATCTTAAAGATGCTCATGTAGAATCTCGCGATTGGCTTGATGAACTTAAGCGGTGTGATCCTCCAGTAAAGGGGTTTCGAGCAGATGACTGGTCAGTTCATGTGGAACTGGATGATCTCGAAATTGAACTTTGTACAATAGTGCGAGCATAG
- a CDS encoding DUF1501 domain-containing protein, protein MNLPISRRELLTRSGGSFGAAALACWLGQASNAAPSADLNGGLHHRAKAKRVIQLFMNGGASPMDTFDYKPELVRLHGQKLGPKEKPEGFTAAAGAVMKSPFEFKQYGETGRWVSSVFPHQAQIVDELAFLMAMTTKTNVHGPASYMMNTGFMLPGFPCLGAWISYALGNLADNLPTFVVLPDTRGLPYNQKGNFSCGFLPAKHQGTLVNATSKTPIPNLFADPQYAFASGKADKDTFALLQQLNRKHAEPRSDDSRLEARIAAGELAAKMQLSAPEAFDLSRETKETHAAYGLDQKVTEDFGRRALLARRLLERGTRFVQVWSGPQGAVNNWDNHGNIKTELPAIASSADQPIAALFRDLKARGLLKDTLVIWTTEFGRTPFAQGSEGRDHNRGTFVTWLAGAGIKAGATHGKSDDLGYQTAEGKTYCYDLHATILHLLGIDHTRLTFRTAGIDRRLTDVHGHVVHDILV, encoded by the coding sequence ATGAATCTTCCCATTTCAAGACGTGAATTGCTGACTCGTTCGGGAGGCAGTTTTGGCGCTGCCGCGCTGGCCTGTTGGTTAGGGCAAGCATCGAATGCAGCGCCGTCTGCTGATTTGAACGGGGGGCTGCATCATCGTGCGAAAGCGAAGCGGGTCATTCAGTTGTTTATGAATGGCGGCGCCAGCCCGATGGATACGTTCGACTACAAGCCGGAACTGGTGCGACTGCATGGTCAGAAACTGGGACCGAAAGAAAAGCCAGAAGGCTTCACTGCCGCCGCTGGTGCGGTGATGAAGAGTCCCTTTGAATTCAAGCAATATGGCGAAACGGGTCGCTGGGTCAGTTCGGTATTTCCGCATCAGGCGCAGATCGTTGACGAACTGGCGTTCCTGATGGCGATGACGACCAAGACCAATGTGCATGGCCCGGCGAGTTACATGATGAATACCGGGTTTATGTTGCCCGGTTTTCCCTGCCTGGGGGCCTGGATTTCTTACGCTTTGGGGAATCTGGCGGACAATCTGCCCACATTCGTCGTGCTGCCGGACACGCGGGGGCTGCCTTATAATCAGAAAGGAAACTTCAGCTGTGGGTTTCTGCCGGCCAAACATCAGGGAACGCTGGTCAACGCGACAAGCAAAACGCCGATCCCGAATCTGTTTGCCGATCCGCAGTATGCGTTTGCCAGTGGCAAGGCCGACAAAGATACGTTCGCACTGCTGCAACAGTTGAATCGAAAACATGCAGAGCCGCGGTCCGATGATTCGCGACTTGAAGCCCGCATTGCCGCCGGTGAACTGGCGGCGAAAATGCAGTTGAGTGCCCCGGAAGCCTTTGATTTGTCTCGTGAGACGAAAGAGACGCACGCCGCCTATGGTCTGGATCAGAAGGTGACGGAAGATTTTGGCAGACGTGCGCTACTGGCGCGGCGGCTGCTGGAACGGGGAACGCGGTTCGTGCAGGTCTGGAGCGGTCCCCAGGGGGCCGTCAATAATTGGGACAATCACGGCAATATTAAAACCGAGTTGCCTGCGATCGCGAGTAGCGCTGATCAACCGATTGCCGCACTGTTCCGGGATTTAAAAGCCCGCGGTCTGCTGAAAGATACGCTGGTGATCTGGACGACCGAATTCGGACGCACGCCCTTCGCACAAGGGAGTGAAGGCCGCGATCACAATCGGGGAACCTTCGTCACCTGGCTGGCCGGCGCGGGGATCAAAGCGGGAGCCACACACGGTAAAAGTGACGATCTGGGCTACCAGACGGCGGAAGGAAAGACGTACTGCTATGATCTACATGCGACCATTCTCCATTTGCTGGGCATCGATCACACTCGGTTGACCTTTCGTACCGCCGGCATCGATCGCCGTCTGACTGACGTGCATGGTCATGTCGTGCATGACATTTTAGTTTGA